Within the Miscanthus floridulus cultivar M001 chromosome 2, ASM1932011v1, whole genome shotgun sequence genome, the region caatatagaagtcaaaagaagctcaaatttttacagctactagaagacttagtgtgtcacatcttcaccaaatttcgtggtttttggatatgtactttgggagatatgatttgttctttgaagagtacagaatctgccaggaaagtgacaattatcggattgatcaaaagtcacttagattcaaaggtcctcaaattagaatcatatctataagtgattgaggtacctatgttttgggtttggtttgagatagaagcatgacaaatgatgagtacaagacaatttgtttgaagagtgtatctggtacacatttggtactcaagctagagatcaagaccaagatcaagatgaagatggagtttaaATTCTAGTGATAActggagatcttttgatagaaagaaaaggacttaaagaatgattcaaagttattcatcaaattaagtccaacaatatggatcaatcaaacaaaatctttcaagtggatcaagtgattttctttcaagttatttcaagtgagtatcaaggatggttctttggagagaggtcacttcgcccTAGGCTTAGATGGCTAAAATCAAAGTGGTAATgtaaagggacatttgaggtacttggttgaagaaaatcaagagattggtctagaaagcaagcaacacccaaaagagaacaagtcatgaaatttcaagtgatatcatgaaatttcaagtggtattacaagtggtgcatcttttagttctctcaagcaagcaatgatcaaagaagaagtaagccaaccacaacaagaagaatgcacttgatcattagtgattctcaattcatatgggtgaagaataggaattcaaagaattagtatctattggtcttcaccaagcttataattggactttatggtgctattggagaaatcttcctctccaacatagcaaaggtatcattgtattgtgcataATCATTttttatcccttactagtatgcggttagtgcatatagtacatgcttataggatcatgcattacaaatgaaaatttttagattcatagactaccactattgcttgaatgattatatgatctagtggttagtgtatgagtttgttcatgagctagtgaacccatgtACTTGATATATTTtgaattgctaacaagtgacaagtacaacctctttaagatgacaaagggggagagtttaatacaaagtttgaaccttaagcaccctctgtgctttgtgtgaccctttttggcgatagatgacaaagggggagagatatgattaaAGCTTAAGGAGGAGAGAGATGAAAGCTTAAGGGGGGGAGATATGTTTAAAGCTTTAGGAGTGCAACCTTGTGTCTAGCTATgacaaggggagagatatgacttgagaaatctttgtgatgagtgctatgtgtgtgatatatatgatgtatttactttcataaggaccatgcatgtTTTAGAGTGACTTTGTATGGTGTGATGCTTTCTGTTtagtcttgtgtgatatatcatgtcatatgcatcacggttttttATTTTGacacacacttgcaccccacggatACAATGATTTAAGGGGGGTCTCCTATGTATTTTAGTATGTgcaaattgacatttgaggtcatttatgaattcaattcatattgcacatattaagggggagcctctcataaatcattaaaTCTAAAAGTCTAATTGTTTATAtttttttgtaagctttaatcgggttgtcatcaatcaccaaaaagagggagattgaaagtgcatctagccctttagtgagttttggatgattgaatgacaacatgattcaaggactaacatgtttgctaagtgttagacaggaaattgattatctcacagctacttgatgaaattgtataaagccaaaatgatgtattgttgtataaacaatctagttcaagcacaagacaacaatgcaaatggaattcatgcaaaggcttatttattgtgggatttcaatgatctatgtgaaagcaagcacgataagagttaattaatgagacatgagggattgcatatggaatggtctcatatttgaagcttgctaaattgaaataaaaaagatgacaatacatgaatcgatgattcaacacaagatgtgacttgatggcttgagatggtgaagatagcaaggaaaggcttcgaggtactaagcaagggtgaagggcaagcgatggcttggcggccgaagaacctagctagggtgaagaaggaagtacttgcatttagttgaggtactaatcaagctatgatggccatatttatgtggaggatcaaatcactattggaatgtttgatggaagtgacttgatacattttggagttattcatatttgatgaatggaatcaagtcacgtgctcaagatggctatgctcaagtgacaagatcaatattgacatgattggcaccctcacttgataaagattgaaagacacggcatcgattcaaagaagatcaactcaaaaggtttaatttcatttttcttttgatcttgagttaataggtatgccgtactattaagagggatgcaagtttaggtggtctgagaaagatagagtgctcaagcataataattaaatcaaaagagagacactctagcacttcacgagcacatagaataattttctgtgactgtcggtgtcggaagtcccgacgtaagccggaactcccgacagtcggaagtcccgacccaagccgggagtcccggcatcgatggttctactgacctgctgtctgtgcccgtcggaagtctcgacgatcatcggaagtcccgacgtttgtcgagagttccgacactgacttgacctaggccgggagtcccggcatcagtggtgctgactgtttgttcaactgtgcacgtcggaagtcccgacgaacgtcggaagctccgaccgtcggaagtcccgacgtttgccgggagttccgacactgactttcacccgtggactttTGACCtcgtgtgaacagtgttttcttcatacgtcggaagtcccgtgatctgcgtcggaactcccgacgtagatctgaacggttagattttgccttggagtatatatacccctctccttcaatctaaccgttgcccactcatttcattacaACGAACACTcagccaaaacagcccccaagcattctaggctcccctctcttcactcctttgcttccaacttcgatttccaaagggtttgagtgattggagagtggattgagtgagaaaaacactttgagcaagcttgagcacttgatttcttcgtcaagccggtttgatttgcatttgttactcttggggattttcccttagccggcgaggcgtcgcccaagagcttccatcttgtggaagagccttaggaagtttgtattacccttgttttctagtgaagaaactcaagtgacctttgtggtatccttgagtgaggcaaggaggtggaagagactccgacctaagtggtcacctcaacaacgaggacgtaggagcttctttgtggggctgccgaacctcgggataaattcttgtctcccgcgtgcttgttgttgttgtgatttgctcgaaattacatgtatttggttgtcttcctctctctagctatttcttagggtttgggccttgatctacggagtggtggcttatcaacatcaagagagtgacccaacaccttaccttaccactaggaagtgggtttgtaagctatcggcatcacaaagttcattttagcacttgtagttcatttcccgtaggggtcggaaatgctgacagtttgcgttggaagttctgacccaaactgttgggacttctgacacgtcggaagttctgacccaaacgtcgggacttctgacacgtcggaagttctgacccaaacgtcgggacttccgacattaactgactagtgcattttgattcaactctttggttgcaactgtttggctccctaggtttatctagtatcttttatatactttgtggctaacttgtgaggggtggtattactttgatttggagtttccattttggaaactcctattactaatcgtttccgcttttaaaggtgttgattttttagaaacgcctattcacccccctctaggcgacatcctagatcctttcagtgTCCCTTTTCTTCCTCAAATGCATACATTAGTTCCATGTTTTGGTGTTGTTTGGACTGAATTGAACTGCATAGATGTTAATAAATCGTATTTGTTCATGTGTAGGAATGACATCGAGACCAGTTTCAATCTAGAAATCAGGATAATTAGCCCAACTATGCGAGGACCATGGTATGGCATTAATAAAGTTGTTGATTCAGACACCATAAATTTTAAAGACCTTGTTGATAAAATTTTGTATCAGTTTCCTTGCGGGTATGGTGATGTAGTGAAGCTGTTCTATTTCTGTACTGATAGCAAGTCCAACATACAAATTCATTCAGACCAAGAGTTAATGCATATGTTCGCGAAACATATGAGCTCCAAGTGTTGTTGCATGTCAATTGCATATCATAAACCTGATGTTGATCCACTAGAAATCCCACTATGGGACAATGTTGACATCCCATGCACCCCCATCAATGCCAGCCCCTAGCTATGTAGAACCTAGCAAAGCAACCCAAACTAGGACTGCTACAGAACCAGATGATGACATGGTAGATGCTGAGGATACTTATCTTAAGAATCCTGAACCAGAGAATGAACATGTGGGGGTTGATGAGGAGGGTTTATACCTTGACATAGTACCTGCTTCTCATGCAAATGTTGACACAACTGACAAAAAGGATGAAGATTATGATTCAAGTTCAAACTCTGAATCTGATTCTATGTCTGACTCCGATATAGATGATGAGGTAGATGAGATTGTTAATGATAGATTGCCATCTGACATGCCTCAAGTTGCATATAACAAAGATGACCCTCCTATGGAAGTAGGGAGCATCTATCCAAACATGTCTGAATTTAAGTTGGCTCTTGCAACACATGCTATCAAGAAAGAATTTGAGTATAACATTGAAAAGAGTGAACCAGGGAGGTATCGAGCATACTGTGCAGGAGTGGAAGATGGTTGTAACTGGAGGCTTCATGCATCGATAATGAGTGATAAAGTTACTGTACAGGTAAtttctcttttatttattttagtaATTTGTTTATATTTCTGAATTTATTTCAGTACTGTGTTCACACTTCTGAAATTATTCTAATCTAATTGAAACTAAACTTTGTAGGTCAAGGTGAACCCTTGTGATCATAAATGTCAAAGTAGTAGGAGGATTGGGAAAGTCAAACATGCTACCAAGTTTTATGGTAACAAGAAAGTGTATGATGGAAAGGCACTTgcttaaggatggcaacgggtatatacccgtcgggtatcgccggaacgttctcttccccgctacggagaattcatcccgtccccatccccattaactgtctcgggtatagattcttgcccatccccgtacccgtcgggtatcggtcgggtaacagatacccgacgggtactgcatacccgataaacaaggacactaggggtcgcagctttgcaataggagacgtttcttcttcactcgagtataagtgtcggagtctcggagatgccgaggagaaggagcgaggttgcgaggaggacgagcaaaggtggcagagagaccgaactgaggaagcgaggggcacgagcgctcgtgagacaggcgtgcttgtgctgctggcggagatggtgaggaaaaattgaacgagggttcttagaacacacaaattatatatatgactgttcagatttggaccaaaatatctatgttgagcttctttgggcctaatactcgcatgacagctcaaatagtcgggttccccaacgggtaacggggacgggtaaacagggaacgttcccgtacccgctatacccgtcgggtatggattcttgcccatttagatgcccgcgggtaaagatatgatcccatccccgtcccctaatggatcaaatacccgtcgggtatcgggtatcgggtccccgttgccatccttacacTTGCTATGTACGAGTTGTATGGTAACTCACTAGCTCACTTGATGGCATTGCAGAGGTTATGGCAAGGGGAGGTTCTACTTACATGTTTGTTGTGAACCTAAAGGAAAGAACATGCTCTTGTAGAGCATGGGACGTTTCTGGATTACCATGTAAGCATGCAATTGCCTACATCACCTCTATACCTGGAGAGAAGATAGAAGATCATGTGGACAACTACTACTCTGTACAGAGCTTCAGGGCTGCATATGATGGTACAATCCCTTTTATACCAGACAAATCCATGTGGCCcaaaaaagaacttggtttcttccTGCATCGTCCATTGTTGAAGTCGATGGCTGGTAGGAGAAGGCAAAATAGATACAAGGGCGTAGCAGAGGGTGGCAGCAAAGGAGGCAAGGGTAGGCATCAGTGTCCGATCTGTCAGCAATATGGACATCATTGGTACACTTGTAAGGATGGTGACCCAGCAGACATAGCAGCAATGCTTACTGAAAGGTAACATAGAAGTGCCAATTTATTCTGCAATTATTTCCTTTTATAGTGCCAATTTATTCTGCAATTATTTCCTTTAGTGGTAGAAGACCATGTTCCTGTTCCATTTCTGTTCGCAGCAAGTCTTGCTTCTACTTGTGCTTGTGCAAATGGCAATGCCTTTGTCTTCTAAGTTGTAGTTCAAGTACATTCTAGACACAAACTTGCATAACTTGAGGAACATAATGATAGTGTCAGTAACCTTTGTACCTAACCTGACATATGGGGCATAGAACCATGGAACTTGATCATCAGATTATGCTGTGGGCTTGATCATCCCAACTCTGCTTCTGCCCTTACTGATCTACACGGCCCCAATTCATAGTCTGTTATTTCATAATgagactttgttgttattttgaCTGTTTGCTTGCCCAGTATACTCTAAGGCTATATCCATTGTCTGTTATCATTTATGTATTTGAGACTATAATTACTGGATGTTTACATTGTTGCTAACCTATCTGTCCATGCAGAGGTCCACCTAAAAAGAAGATAGAACTAGCTACTACTGAGACTAGCATTGTGCCTGCAGCACCACAAAGGATGGCCTTTCCAGTTCTACCTACTGTTGTGGATCtatcaaagaaaagaaagaacaaatcATCCTCATCAACTCGTGCGAAGAAACAAAAGAGTACTTCCAATACTTCAACTACTAAGGCTAATGACCCCTCCGTGAGGTAAGCTAATTTTCTATAATTATCTTTTCACCACTTTAATTGATAAGCCAACTGTTTTATACCCATGTCTCTTTTTCCAGAGAATCTGGAACAGGATCAAATCAGCTAGACCCTTCAGGATCAAGTGAACAGCACACAACTGACAAGAGTGCAAGTCAGCACCAGCACAGAAGTAGATGGCCATTTCAAAAAGATTGACTCCAAACAAGGGTAATCCAACCATGTCAACCCGCGGCAAGGCCCCTAGTTCCCCTTCTAGTCCGGCCATGGGAACTAGAAGCAAGAAAAAACTTGATCTGTAATGAGTTTGCATCTCTGTGGCATGCTTTTGTAGTGACCAGACAATGTTTAAACTAGCAATGAGGTCAATGTGACCATCTTTTGTGTGCAAACTTGATTCAGTAATCAAGCTGACTATGCACATCATGATAAATTTGGACCTCTATTATGCCTGAATGTACTTAGTTTAAATGTTTATTGTGGTTGTCGCAATTATCGAGTATTTTGGATGCATTTTaaatttattataattattaaagtTTACCACGTGCACACACAAGCTGTTACCGGGAATTTTTCATAATGGTATAGAGAAAAATGCGTAGTTTTTGGGATCACATGAAGTGTTACAGTGGcatatgaggaaagaatgaaaattttgatgCATTCTATAACTGAGGACAAAAGCGTCTTTTTTGCTGGCTGTTAGCGACTGTTAGAGGCAAAATAGATAGAAATGATACCCGGATAAAAAAAACCTTAGATAATGATATTGagaatttttttcaaaatttaAATGATACGTAGGTCATCTGAATGTTTTATAATGGCCCATAGCTAAAAAGCCCTATCTACAACACCAACCGCGAGGGTGTGGGTGTCCAGCACGAATCGAATCGTCGCGACAAGTCATGGCGGATTCGGCCGCTTCCCGTCCAACCGTCCTCGTCACCGGCGCCGGCGGCCGCACAGGTAGCTCTGCTTTCCCCGTCAGCTCCGGTAGCGCAGCATTTAGGCCCTCGCAGTCGCCGCGCGTGCTGCAGTACTGCTTCATAGGGAAGGGAAGAAACAGACTGATGATCAGCCGATTCGCCTGTTGTTCAAAGCTGTTGATATGGGGAATTTGGCTGGCTAGAGTGGTTAGGGAATGGTGATCCAAATGGGAACGGCCTTGGATTTTGGTTTTTTGCTCAATTTGGCTGCCGTGCTCCTACAGTTTAGTGCTGAATTGTAACGCTAGTGAGGCTGCAGTGGGTCTGTAGCTATTTCTGCAACTGTGTTTCTGTTTTCATTCACTGTTCACTCGGGAGTTAACTTGATGTTAGGCCAAATTGTCTACAACAAACTGAAAGAGAGGTCCGAGCAGTTCGTGGCAAGAGGGCTAGTCAGGACAGAGGAGAGCAAGCAGAAGATTGGGGGAGCCGGTGATGTTTACATTGCTGACATACGAGACGGAGATCGTCTAACACCTGCTGTACAAGGGGTTGATGCGCTCATAATCCTCACCAGTGCAGTCCCAAAAATGAAACCGGGTTTCGACCCTAGCAAAGGTGGGAGGCCTGAGTTCTACTATGAAGATGGAATGTACCCTGAGCAGGTGGGTTGATGAATCTTGTCCAAGATTGTATGCGCATTAGTAGAATTTGCTTGAACAGTTTAATTTGTGATAACATTGGTTGTGGTTGTTTTAGGTGGATtgggttggccaaaagaatcagATTGATGCTGGTATGTGTTCATTCTGCTCAGTGCTTCACTTTCTGATTTTTTGGTAGATCGTATACTTCAGAGCATAAATGATTGTTAATTTGGACCTATATTGGCAGCTAAAGCTGCTGGAGTGAAGCATATTGTGTTGGTGGGATCTATGGGAGGAACAAATCCTAACCATCCGCTGAACAGCCTGGGTAATGGCAATATACTGGTAAGCTAAAATCTGACTGTTCCATTAGGCAACTACTATTCACAAATTGTAAAAGTGGGATCTTGATTATTGCATatgtttgctgtaggtatggaaGCGCAAGGCAGAACAGTATTTGGCAGGCAGTGGAGTCCCTTATACAATCATAAGGTACAGAGTAGTATAGTACATAATATTTAGAACAGATAGAAAATTCTACTGCTACTTTTTGTTATGGTAGTCTCGATTCAGTAGATTATTACTCTTTGTTTTGTGCATGTAAAGAAGTAAAGAGGTATTTACCTGGACTCTTAAGGGACAATGTGCT harbors:
- the LOC136515490 gene encoding uncharacterized protein At5g02240-like; translation: MADSAASRPTVLVTGAGGRTGQIVYNKLKERSEQFVARGLVRTEESKQKIGGAGDVYIADIRDGDRLTPAVQGVDALIILTSAVPKMKPGFDPSKGGRPEFYYEDGMYPEQVDWVGQKNQIDAAKAAGVKHIVLVGSMGGTNPNHPLNSLGNGNILVWKRKAEQYLAGSGVPYTIIRPGGLQDKDGGVRELIVGKDDELLQTDTKSIPRADVAEVCVQALQYEEAKFKAFDLASKPEGMGTPTKDFRALFSQITARF